In Chroicocephalus ridibundus chromosome 2, bChrRid1.1, whole genome shotgun sequence, the DNA window GAAATCTCAGCACCCTTATATTAAATACTTACACAATATTTAGAAAGTTCTTCAGAAACGCAAAAATCTAattgcattttcctcttttcttcattattactCTGTGCTAGCAGTATCGCAAAGCCAACATCAGTATTTAATATACTACTACTACTTCCAATATTATTCTGGATCGGGGAAAATACCCTCACATGTTAAATCTAGCTATGCAGGGACAAAATAGAGCAAATGCTGCTCTTGTATTTGAAAGTGTAGTACTTTTAATCTGCTTGCAAACTGTATTAAAGAAAAGCGATGTATTCAGAAATTGTACAACCCTCTTTAAAGGAAGCGTTGTGAGGAGATGGTAGCCGATACTGAAATCTCAAGAGAATTTTAAACTATTTAGATTAGAGCTTTTTTTGTATGACAAAGTGCCCAcagcttttctgaggaaaaaatactggggaaaaaaataaagcttttggaaCCGGTGCTGTAACCGGCAAGATGTTTGAATAGCAGCAGAGTGACCCAGCATTCTCAGCAAAAAAGCGTGTTTGATTCAAATCAGtagttctagaaaaaaaatggcatCACAAACTCAGGGTAGAGGGGCGGAGAACCTGTTGCTGGGTTGAACAGAAGTACAGATGTCTTTGCTCAGTATAAAACCATTGACGAAAATACGTAAGCCAAGGCTGTAAAGCTCATATGTGGTATCACACATTGAATGCTCTTGAATTTCTCATGGTGCAGAGTCTTACCTCACACACGGAAGGATTAAGGCAGGaggtattttttccatttattaaagaaacatctttgctgtgctttttttagTGCCAGCGGCTTAGTGAAGTAGGGGTAAGGAGACTGGAAACCAGGGGTGCCTGCAACAATAAtgcttttttctgctctttaaaactTCCCCATAACTAGTTGTATGTCCCCGTTTGGATTTGGTGACTATAAACTTTGTATAATACAAAGATAGGATCTATGCTTAACCTTTATTAATTACATGCTGCTATTCAACAAACAATCAGTATGGTAGAGAGTTTTGTGATGCAAGTCCTTAATACACAGGTGCTGTTGGGGACAGCCGTTCTGCTGTTCCGCCCCATGTCAGAAGAAGGTGCGCTActcacacccacacccacaccaaGCCCTCCGACTGTTCCCTGTGCCCTGCAAGCCTGGAGTCACTGCCATCGCAGCCATCCCATCGGGAGATGACGCAACCCAAATTCACAGAACTTGGAAGGCGGAGATTACCATTTTAGTCACCCGGAGAGAACACTTGCTCCGTATGACTAAGAAAATTTATGAGCTAGCACCACTGTTTTTCAGCTAACGCACCTAACAGCATTCAAGACGCAACTCGGCGCGACTGTCAGTATCAAAGAacaaggcttttttgtttgttagccTGCTATATGGCATaatgtttatttatgaaaataaaagcagtaaaatgtaAATGTTAGACTTCATGTGAAGGTACATACGAAACGAGAACAGGTTTAATTAACTGGTCTAATCAGAGTGGTAACTTAAATTGTAAAACACAGCGACTCCATCTCCTACTGCTCTAAGCTTTGGCATTTATTGTGAGGAAATAAATTAGATTTTCTACCACTGGCTACTTTTTAATaatcaaagcaaaataattcatgCAGCTTGTAAGTTATCATAAAAGAATTCAGCAGACCTAGCAAAGATGATAAAAGGCTGCTTTGTGCAAAACATTTTGTATGTCAATTTAGGAGACAGTCTTAAGAGCAAAACTTCATGTGTTGCAATTTGTCAGCAATTTCATTGTTACTGCTTATTTTCAAGGGGGTTCTCAAAATCCACGGTGAAACTGCTGTAGTATTTTATGTAGCAACTCGATCTTCTTTTAGAACCACATAACGTCATCTCAAAGCAATACTTTTTAGCTCTAATCTTAGATCTAGGGTATAGTTGAAGAGGAGTAacttcaattttttaaatgtacaacCAAGCTACAGTTGGTTACTGTAACAATAATACATATTATTACATATACATGAATACACATTACCCTAGCTGAGGCCTGCCATGTCATTGTACTGAAATGCGATTGACTTTTGTTTTTATACACATGGAGAAATGAGCTCGGTTTCCGCTTGGAGCAGCAAAAATCGGTGGTGTGAGGTTGCCAACATGTAGAAGACAGGTGTTGGGATCCCATCACTCTATGCCAGGTACCTGTAGCTGCCAGGGCATCGTCCTTGCAAGAATTTTGTTCTCCTCGTGACTTCGTTCCTATGTGGTTTATGACTAATGCAGCTCCATGATGCAGCtggtttcttcctctccctccttccgcATTTGCTCACATTCGCTTCTGTCCTTTACTGTTTATAGCTCTGGCCATATCCCTCTGCATCTGCAGTATGTGGGATTTGGTTTATTTGTcttatgtttcatttttcatttgatttgcCTGTGACTCACAACACtcagtgttattaaaaaataactgctAAGGCGATTAGATATTGAATTGGATAATAAATGTCACTAGCCTGTTCTACAGAATGATGGTATTTAGCCGAAACAAAAGGAGTATTGTGCTAATCTGGCCAAGGAAACTCAAGCCCACTGGTGTTTCCATGAATTGCTATTTCCATATGAAAGACCGTTTCTTGTGAAGTACACCTGCAGCCTTGCAAGTGGACATTTGATGATCCTTTGCATTTCTGTTGTTATGTGGGCACTGTGAGATAGCTCCTGCAGCACATGAGGTCATATGTTTTAAAAGGCAACCTAAATGTCTGTTGGGTAACAGAATTAAAATTTCCAAGAGTCTTCTCTTTCCACTCCATGCCAATTCTTTCTTGGCAACATTTACTACCCCTCTCTCCCCACTATCAGTTTCATAGTCCATACCCCTAATAAGGCTATCCATGTTTCATAGAGGTAGTCAATGGCTGCAGCTTTAGCCTCCCCTGAACCACAATTATTCCTGGACCATTTaggaaattataaaacaaaaacaaaacccaaaaaactattTTACTATAATGAAGAAACCACATGTTATGCAggtgctgcttctttttcttgaaaCACAAAGGTTTGTCCCAGGCTACCTTTTCTGTGTGGAAAAATGTATGTAAACTATACATATGAAACATACgtagaaaataatatattacCATTCACCCCGGTAAATTGGTAtcaagggggaaagggaagaaggtttTTAGCCCAGAGAAGCTCAAGTTGCAGTTGTTTTCATGAGCTAAGGAATGCTGAGCCAGAAAGAACTCAGCGCCACAGACAAGTCAGGTAGGAAGCGAGGGAAGTATCAGTAGGCGAAATGACCTCAACACAGAAATTAGGCAGCTCCTTATTCTGCATTACAAAGTCTGCACGTGGCTTTAGCCTTTTTCCATTCAGATTCCTCCTACACGCAACTTGTGGTTATCATCACCTGCCATCTACTAACAACCCCCTAGCCCCCATTTAGCTACatacttaaaaagaaagtaagtatACTTCTTGCTGTCCACCCTCCTTCATTCAAGACTTCTAGAGGATACTCAAAGCCTTGCTTCACCCTTACCTTCGATGATCAGAGGTTGAATGTGTCAGCCTTCTTACACTCCCACTAATTTAGATACCATTACTCCCTTCATAACACCTGGAACACCTGCCCAGTCTGCACGTTTGACTTCTAAAGTAGCATGAAGTGCATGGGAGGAGTTGATCAACTTGGATTGTTATTTAATAGCTGTTTTGCAGAAATGCCTACAGGCATTAATTAAGATCAAGGTGCTAAACACAAAGAAGACTTACAATGAAAAATAGTCCCTGCCCAAGAGAGTTCATAATTCACTTTATAACAAGTTACAACAGGTGGATGAGATAAATTaactggagggagggagagagaagtaaAACAATCTCCTTCTTCAAGCATGTTCTGGACAGCGTGGATCATTTTCatgtatatatttacaaatacagaTATGCTCATTTTGCCAAAGATGTTAATTTCTCTCTAATCTTAAAGTTATCTCCGTGATGTCATAAAACTCTCCTTCCAAAGCAACACATATCTATGagatttcttcttctccttgtgTGTTGGATGTGCTATATCCAGAAAATCATCAGTTCTGTATCCTTCCCTTGTCAAGGGCACCAAAATCTGTTACTATGTATTGATTGCTTTTCAGCAGAGCAAGGGATAAAGGCAATTTTTCCGCACTTTatggttaaaattaaaatacctcCAATAAAAGTAGGAGCTGGACCATATCACTCCCTGTGGAATTAATTGTAAAATAGGTTATTATGAAGCTGTGTTAAAGCGTGAACAGATCTTGGTAACAATCAGACATGAAAGTTTAGGAGACCTTAATATCCAACAggcttatttttccattaaaaatcgGGAATACATAATGTTGTAGGTGGAGATAAAGGTCAATTTGATTCATTTCAGCCTGTCACGTTTTATGAATAAATCTATTATCTCTAGTAATAGTCCTTAACAAGATATTTCTATCTGGTTTCCACCAATTTTACATTACTGAAAACCATCCATGAAATAATTAAGGCCTACTTCTACTGTCACTACAAATGCTTTCCTATTACATTGTGCGCTGTGCTGTTCTTTATACTATGCAAAAGTAGCATAAAATGCTGCCAAAGCAGAAATCTTACTACATGGCCTTAGGGATAGTAACTTACCCCTACTTTTCTATAGATATAAAATCACTTTCCTATACAAACTTCCTCCAAAAAGAGTCATCTGCAAGATCAGGATGTAAATAACTAACAAAgataaaaacaatgaaacattAATCTCAGATGTAAACCAATGAGAATTTTGCTGGTTTTAGCAGGACTATAATGACTATCTTAACAGTTTATGAACATAAAACCTTGCCTAAAGCACACTGTGAAATCTTTGCTGCTATACAATGTCCTTTTACTAGTAAATTACTTGtatacatcatagaatcatttaggttggaaaagacccttgggatcatcgagtccaaccatcaacgccactctacaaagttctcccttacaccatatcccttaacaccacatctaaacgagtcttaaacacatccagggatggtgactccaccacccccctgggcagcctattccagtgtctgaccactctttctgtgaggaattttttcctcatgtccagcctaaacctaccctgctgcagcttgaacccattccctcttgttctatcactaaccgcctgtgagaagagaccagcaccaacctctctacaatgtcctttcaagtagttgtaaagagtgatgaggtctcccctcagcctcctcttcctcaaactaaacaatcccagctccttcaatcgctcctcataagatttattctgcaggcccttcaccagcttcgttgccctcctctgcactcgctccagcacctcttgtattgaggtgcccagaactggacacaatactcaaggtgtggcctcaccagtgctgagtacagggggacaatcacctccctccttctgctggtcacactatttctaatacaagccaggatgccattggccctcttggccacctgggtacactgctggctcatgttcagccgctctTCAATAACTCTTTGTGATTTAACACATAAAGCCCAATGTTTTcaacgaaaaaaaaccaaaacaaaacatgattgCCAGAATATTCTTTAATATTCAACACTTTTCAGGAGCTACATCAAGAGAACTGGAAGTCCTCTAGAAAAAATGCAAGGTTAATATTGAAAATGtccccttttctcttttactggAGCCCAGCTGGTCAAAGACTTGAATGACTGTGGTACAATAGAGAAAACACACACTTTTAACAGCAGACTTCAGTAGCTGTTAGTTATCAGTTAAACGCATGCTTTTATCAGAAAGACTGATTTACTTATTTCTAGCTAGCTATGATATAGATTAAGATTTTCCTAGTATGCCCTGCTCTGAAGTCAGCAAATCTGATCCTTTTGTGTGCTATTGGTATTTTACGCTGAGCTGGTATACATCCAACACAGGCAGAAGTAGCCATCTAAATTGCCACAGCTGTATGAAAACTAGTAGCAAACACACCTCAGTGAAGagagctgtgggaaggaagaaaatgatggAGACGTAGCAAGAATATCTGAGACAAACTGCTCCTCCAGGCCTCATCTAAAACCAGTATGCTCTGGAAACAATAACATATAAAAATGTCTTACTAAACACTAGTAATTAGTTCTGACTTTGAAAGACTTCACTGCTCAAATCAGGCTTAgatattaaaatgcagaattacttAACATATCCTTGTGCTGTGGGAAACCTCCCTTGTAACTAAGCTAAGTGATGTTTATGTTCATTCAGACCCGAGCACTGCTGCTATCTCTATATGTCAGGCATCTAAAAGACCATTTCATCCACTCACTTATCCTCAGCTCCTCCAGGACTGTCTCCTGTTTCATGGGGACAAGCGAAACGCACGAGTTCAATATGAACAAACAGCCAGGCCCGGGACAACTCTTATTTATGCAACAACAGCAAGAAACCCCGCTCGCACCGCTTCCCTCTCCTCTAACTTCGCCTATATCAGTGTCCGCTGGGGTTCCCGGTGGCGAGGGCGAGGCAGCCCCTGCGCTTTTCCACAGCCGCGGAGGCAGGACAGTGGCCTAAAGCCTACTTTGCTGCGTCACTGCGACAGATGAGGAGCTGTAAGGCCGCGCACCGAAGCTCTGACCGCAGCACCACCCGCGCTGCGCCACCCCGGCCTCCCCGGGGCACCGCTCTTCGCCCAGGCctctccggccccgctccgggcgGCCGCCAGAGGGACAACCGGCCCCACCATGGCGGCGTCCCCTcagcgcggcggggctggggccgcgCGCAGCGGGTCACGTGGGCGGGGCCACCGCTGCGGAAAGGCGGTTTGGAGCCCGTTGCTAGGCGACGGGAGGGCGCGCGGCGCCAGCGGGCGCGGCCGGGCGAGCGGGGCAGCCTCAGCCGCGGCCCTTCGTcgccccgggggaggcggcgccCGACCCGCACCGGGAGGctttcccggggcgggggggattcCAGCGGGAACGGGCGGCCGGAGAAAGGCGTTGCCGCCTCTACTCGTCGTCCCCCCCACGGGGCGCAGGTGCGCCGCGAGGCGCCGCCGAGCGCTCTCCCGCGCCGCTAGGGGGCGGGGTTAAGAGTGACAGCGCCCACAGCCAGTGAGCGCGCGCGTCCCCGGCGAAGGGGCGGGGCGCCGAGGCCTGCAgggcgctgccgcccgcccgccgcagcgGGTGAGAGGCTGCTGGCGCCGCCCGCCCGTTGGGCCACGGGCCCGTGGGCGAAGGGCGCGGTATCGGCGGCTTTCCCCGCAGGGGCCGTGTGAGGCAGCGACTCCACCCCGCGGAGGGAAGAGTGGGGTCGCTCAGGCAGGGCGCGGGCGGAAAGAACGGTACGTCCCCAGCGTtccggaggaggcggcggcgccgCCTTCCGCAGCCGCGCTTGAGCCCCAGCGTCCGGTAGAGGCCGGTAATAAAATCGGGGTCTGCCATGAGTGGCCGTTGCTGCCGGCCAATCGGCGAGGCGGAGCGGGcgctcctccccgcccccgccgcgcggcGGGGCCAATGGgagcgcgcggggcggggcgcgcgggGCTAGGCGCGGGCTGGGAGGCGCCTCACCGCCAGATGCGGGGGAGTCGCGACGGCAGCGGCAGCGCGTGCGGTGGCGCGCGGGCATGGGGGCGCGGGCTGCTTTCGCCTCCCCGCGCTGAGGGACGTGCCCGCCGGCGAGGCCCAGCGGTAGGCGAGGGGCGGTGGCCGTGGCGGTGAGGGGCGCAGGTGGCCGGCGAGCTGCAGTGTCGGTAGCGGCCGCCGTCGCGTCGCCGGGCGGCAAagcccgccgggccgggggacGTGTGTCGTTCCGCGTTGCGCTGCCTGTGGTCTCCTCCGCAGCCGGGGCGGCAGCGCTGGGCCGGCGCCTTGTGGCCGCTAAAGCCCGGCCGAGGCcccggagaggtgggggggtCCGCCGTGTGGTAACGCCGGTCGTGTCGTTGGCAGGATCCGAGCGTAGCGCGGCGGCGAGCCTAGCCGCGGGAGCCGGCCTCTGCTCGTGGCAGCCTGCTGTCACCTTCCCTCCTGGCAATGGGGAATGGACTCTCGGACCAGACGCCGATCTTCTCCAGCTTGCCTTCTTTCCAGAGTTTCCACATCGTCATCTTGGGACTGGACTCCGCCGGAAAGACGACCGTGCTCTACAGACTGCAGTTCAATGAGTTTGTCAACACTGTCCCCACTAAAGGATTTAATACGGAGAAAATCAAAGTGACGCTGGGCAACTCGAAGACGGTCACTTTCCACTTCTGGGATGTAGGCGGCCAGGAGAAGCTGAGGCCGCTGTGGAAGTCGTACACAAGGTGCACCGATGGCATCGTGTTTGTGGTGGACTCCGTCGATGTGGAGAGAATGGAGGAGGCCAAAACAGAACTTCACAAAATTACTAGGATATCTGAAAATCAAGGAGTGCCTGTCCTTATCATTGCTAACAAGCAGGACTTGAGGaactctctctccctttctgaaaTTGAGAAAATGTTAGCAATGAGTGAGCTGAGTTCTTCGACTCCATGGCATTTGCAGCCTACCTGTGCAATCATTGGCGATGGACTCAAAGAGGGACTGGAGAAACTACATGATATGATAATTAAGCGAAGGAAAATGTTgaggcagcagaaaaagaagagatgagtTCTGTTTTGACCTTTCTATTTTAGAGTAGTTACATGGTCAAAATTTGACATAAGACAGCTTCCAAATCCAGGCCTGCTTGTTTGGATGCCGTTAAGCTTAGTTACGTTAAACAATCAGTTGCACAACCTTGCCGTGTGGAAGGCTGTGCACttaatggaacttttttttttttaaactagtttctTCTGAGTTTTATGGCTCTGCATTATTTCAGAAGCCCTAATAGATGATGTAATACTATCAGGAAATGGATGGGTGGGTATATGTGACATGGATGTCTAAATAGCCAAATAAAACGAGGGTTTTTTGCTTAGTGTTGTATTCATATGTTTGAGGGTGCCCTCTGCAAGAAATCTGCATTGAAGgtgttctgtgtttttaaacTTCTAATGCTCGTAAGTGGAGTGTTTAGGTGAACAttatacagctttaaaaacatgTATGAAGCTAGTAACCCATTATTTTGAGAGGCTGTTTTTTATCTTGTTTGGGGATTTCTATGAAAGCTTGGCTACAcgtgtaggttttttttttaatttggcactttttgaaatttaattatgTTCAGTTCAAATACTTGAAATTTAAGTGCTGTGGATTCTTCAACtgataaaagaaagactttttgataagtaaaaaatgtaaacaacaCGCTGGAGCATGGAAAAGTGGTTTCCCAACATATAGCATGTTTTTGGTAtgtaagttttttattttttagaagtaGCCATTCATCATTATACAGTGCTAATCAGGTTTAAACTGTTACTCAAAATTagtaatttatttctgaatgCTGAGTATTATGTCCTCCTACTATCAagttaaaagtaaattaattgcAGTAAAGGAGCTCTAAAGAACAACTCTGGCTGTTATGGTCCTAACCAGTGCAGCAATCTTAGCTCTACTGGTGACTTTTCTggcaataaaacaaaattataatgAAGTAAAGATGGAGTTAAAATTAGCAGAGCACATCTTGTATCTCCCCAAAATACCCCATTTTATTAAAGTGGTATTGCTATGTCACTTTCAACGTATGCTTTTTTTATCGTGACTCTTAAAGTATTTTGTGGTTAGGAATGTAATAATGCTTTATACACTCAAAACATTTGACActgccgggggggagggggggggagtgggggaagaaGATTTTCAAGATGGGCCTGTGTTCTGCTTTAATTATGCTTTAAGCTGTTCTTGTTTACAGAGTGTGAAACAGTGTTAACTGGGCAGGATAGTGCTTGACGGGAAAGGGAGGGTGGTTTTTCTTACTGGTACAGAGCTTCAAGTGACTCTTTAGATACTTGGCTGGCAATTAAAAGGGCTAAAAAAGAGCCTGGATTTTTAAGACTAACTTTAGTGGTGCTGTAAAAATTGATCAGAATGTTAGATTCTCTTTAAACTTTTGTGGAAATaccggattaaaaaaaaaagtataaacaaaGGCAAAATCTATAAATCTGTTTCCTCCTTTTACTCAACCAGcaaagtaatacattttttttttttacttgctgccATGTATTTAGGAGGATGACAGCTACAAACCTGAATGTCAATCAATGTAACTtagatatgtttttaaaaagaaagtcaaacTTTTTAACTAGCAGCTGTTGTCTGGGAGGTAACCAAAAATGCACTTTAGTGTCTTCAATAACTGAAAGTgacagctgtgttttgtttttttttttaatgacatcttgGTCCTTTTTGAATAAACTGAAGTAGCTTCCAGTGGAGCTTTTGTATGTCGGTTATATATGTACCTGCACTGGTGACATTGTAAGTCACTTACTCAAGTAATGTCTATATTTATAGAAATGTGGATGACTTCTTAAACCTCAATAAACAATTCAAAACAAGCCTGCAGAGAGGAGGTGTGTGACTTCTTGTACTGCAGTGGTACATTCTCATCAACCTCTGTGCACGTGTTGATTCTAATAACAGTAGAACTACTTGTGTTGAAAACCAAAGTCTTATAAATGT includes these proteins:
- the ARL4A gene encoding ADP-ribosylation factor-like protein 4A translates to MGNGLSDQTPIFSSLPSFQSFHIVILGLDSAGKTTVLYRLQFNEFVNTVPTKGFNTEKIKVTLGNSKTVTFHFWDVGGQEKLRPLWKSYTRCTDGIVFVVDSVDVERMEEAKTELHKITRISENQGVPVLIIANKQDLRNSLSLSEIEKMLAMSELSSSTPWHLQPTCAIIGDGLKEGLEKLHDMIIKRRKMLRQQKKKR